The Rhizobium sp. TH2 genome includes a window with the following:
- a CDS encoding TraC family protein produces the protein MAAKSSITDIDSQIEKLRERRRAMIAKSAERFARAATKSGLAEMEIDDEEIERLVEEIAARFRKGEKKGPSGPTPTPRRPPTGGTGTTAEVSHDG, from the coding sequence ATGGCTGCAAAATCATCGATCACCGACATAGACTCCCAGATCGAGAAGCTGCGCGAGCGCCGACGCGCGATGATCGCCAAATCCGCCGAGCGGTTTGCCCGAGCCGCCACCAAGTCGGGGCTGGCCGAAATGGAGATCGACGACGAGGAGATCGAGCGCCTCGTCGAGGAGATCGCCGCGCGATTTCGGAAAGGGGAGAAAAAGGGACCTTCCGGCCCAACTCCTACGCCGCGTCGACCGCCAACTGGCGGCACTGGAACGACGGCGGAGGTTTCTCATGACGGCTGA
- a CDS encoding conjugal transfer protein TraD: MTADRKYEAREKFLLGGIVVKSGLSKADRAFLLGGFLELARIAPGSSEYRRMRDIGEEAFKMPMVDVGSRRIGEAAE; encoded by the coding sequence ATGACGGCTGATCGCAAGTATGAGGCACGGGAGAAGTTTTTGCTCGGCGGCATCGTTGTCAAGTCGGGTCTTAGCAAGGCCGACCGGGCATTCCTGCTCGGTGGCTTTCTCGAACTGGCAAGGATCGCTCCGGGGTCATCGGAGTATCGGCGCATGCGCGATATCGGCGAGGAGGCGTTCAAGATGCCCATGGTCGATGTCGGATCGCGGCGCATCGGGGAGGCAGCAGAATGA
- the traG gene encoding Ti-type conjugative transfer system protein TraG — protein sequence MSGPGKLHPSLLLILVPLTVTAFAAYAVGWRWQELAVGMSGKSAYWFLRAAPVPALLFGPLAGLLSVWALPLHRRRPVAMASLVCFLAVAGIYALREFGRLAPSVESGTVTWNQALSYLDFVAVIGALMGFMAVAVTARISTVVPEPVTRAKRGTFGDADWLSMSAAGKLFPPDGEIAVGERYRVDKEIVHELPFDPNDPATWGQGGRAPLLTYKQDFDSTHMLFFAGSGGYKTTSNVVPTALRYSAPLICLDPSTEVAPMVVEHRTRALGREVMVLDPTNPIMGFNVLDGIETSKQKEEDIVGIAHMLLSESARFESSTGSYFQNQAHNLLTGLLAHVMLSPEYEGRRTLRSLRQIVSEPEPSVLAMLRDIQEHSASTFIRETLGVFTNMTEQTFSGVYSTASKDTQWLSLESYAALVCGNAFKSSDIVSGKKDVFLNIPASILRSYPGIGRVIIGSLINAMVQADGAFQRRALFMLDEVDLLGYMRVLEEARDRGRKYGISMMLMYQSVGQLERHFGKDGATSWIDGCAFASYAAIKALDTARNVSAQCGEMTVEVKGSSRNIGWDTKNNASRKSESVNFQRRPLIMPHEITQSMRKDEQIIIVQGHSPIRCGRAIYFRRKDMKKEAKTNRFVKPIP from the coding sequence ATGAGTGGGCCAGGAAAACTGCATCCGAGCCTGTTGCTCATTCTGGTGCCGCTCACTGTCACTGCGTTTGCCGCCTATGCGGTTGGCTGGCGGTGGCAGGAATTGGCCGTTGGGATGTCGGGCAAGTCGGCCTATTGGTTCCTGCGGGCAGCACCCGTTCCGGCGCTTCTATTCGGGCCGCTCGCGGGTCTATTGAGTGTATGGGCTTTGCCTTTGCACCGGCGAAGGCCGGTGGCGATGGCGAGCCTTGTCTGCTTTCTGGCTGTGGCCGGCATCTACGCGCTGCGCGAATTCGGCAGGCTCGCCCCGTCCGTGGAGAGCGGCACGGTCACATGGAACCAGGCGCTTTCCTATCTGGATTTCGTTGCCGTCATCGGCGCGCTGATGGGCTTCATGGCGGTGGCGGTGACGGCGCGCATCTCGACCGTCGTGCCCGAGCCAGTGACGCGCGCCAAGCGCGGAACCTTCGGGGACGCAGACTGGCTTTCGATGTCTGCTGCCGGAAAGCTGTTTCCGCCGGACGGCGAAATCGCCGTCGGTGAGCGTTACCGGGTCGACAAGGAAATCGTCCACGAACTGCCCTTCGATCCAAACGATCCGGCGACCTGGGGGCAAGGCGGCAGGGCGCCGTTGCTCACCTACAAACAGGACTTCGATTCCACGCACATGCTCTTCTTTGCCGGGTCGGGTGGATACAAGACCACGAGCAACGTGGTGCCAACCGCGCTACGCTATAGCGCGCCGCTGATCTGCCTCGATCCATCGACGGAGGTCGCGCCGATGGTTGTCGAACACCGAACCCGCGCCCTTGGGCGCGAGGTCATGGTGCTCGATCCCACGAACCCGATCATGGGCTTCAACGTGCTCGACGGGATCGAGACCTCGAAGCAAAAGGAAGAGGACATCGTTGGCATCGCCCATATGCTGTTGTCGGAGAGCGCGCGCTTCGAAAGCTCGACCGGCTCCTACTTCCAGAACCAGGCCCACAATCTTCTGACCGGTCTGCTTGCCCATGTGATGCTCTCACCGGAATACGAGGGACGGCGGACCTTGCGCAGTCTGCGCCAGATCGTTTCGGAGCCTGAGCCCTCCGTGCTCGCCATGCTCCGCGACATTCAGGAGCATTCCGCCTCGACCTTCATCCGAGAAACCCTCGGCGTCTTCACCAACATGACCGAACAAACGTTCAGCGGAGTCTATTCGACCGCATCGAAGGATACGCAGTGGCTGTCGCTCGAAAGTTACGCGGCGCTCGTCTGCGGCAATGCGTTCAAATCGAGCGATATCGTCTCGGGCAAGAAGGACGTCTTCCTCAACATCCCGGCATCGATCCTACGCTCCTATCCCGGGATCGGCCGCGTTATCATCGGCTCCCTGATCAACGCCATGGTGCAGGCGGATGGTGCATTCCAACGCCGGGCGCTGTTCATGCTCGATGAGGTCGATCTTCTCGGCTACATGCGGGTGCTCGAGGAGGCGCGCGACCGCGGCCGCAAATACGGCATCTCGATGATGCTGATGTACCAGTCGGTCGGGCAACTGGAGCGGCATTTCGGGAAGGATGGCGCGACGTCGTGGATCGACGGCTGCGCTTTTGCCTCCTACGCGGCGATCAAGGCGCTCGACACCGCGCGCAACGTCTCGGCGCAATGCGGCGAGATGACGGTGGAGGTGAAGGGCAGCTCCCGCAACATCGGCTGGGACACGAAGAACAACGCATCGCGAAAATCCGAGAGCGTGAACTTCCAGCGCCGTCCGCTGATCATGCCCCACGAAATCACCCAGTCGATGCGCAAGGACGAGCAGATCATCATTGTCCAGGGCCATAGCCCCATCCGCTGCGGTCGGGCGATCTACTTCCGGCGGAAGGACATGAAGAAGGAGGCGAAGACGAACCGCTTCGTCAAGCCGATCCCGTGA
- the repB gene encoding plasmid partitioning protein RepB translates to MSRKGIFDHLNDSNDELAVPARPLMKPKSMAAVSETIGSLNDRTRRADEIEKRLAEGQAVVDLDPADIDPSFAQDRMPGDIDGLKASIKEQGQQVPILVRPHPEAPGRYQVAFGHRRHRAVSELGLPVKSIVRDLTDEQLVVAQGQENNERQDLTFIEKARFAARLKNRFPRDVIMSSLSIDKSTLSKMLMLVDALPVDLIDAIGPAPSVGRPNWQQLADLVEKGSSTADATEFAKSDSVQALASEDRFRRVVAHLQPKRITRGAPEVLTTPGGERLAQMKQNKIKMEVTIDKKATPDFAAFVVEQLPALYEAHRAAKQKRGE, encoded by the coding sequence GTGCCTGCTCGACCACTTATGAAGCCGAAATCAATGGCCGCTGTGAGCGAAACTATCGGTAGCCTCAACGACCGCACTCGCAGAGCCGACGAGATCGAAAAGCGTCTGGCCGAAGGACAGGCGGTCGTTGATCTCGACCCCGCCGATATCGATCCTTCTTTCGCGCAAGACCGAATGCCCGGAGACATTGATGGCCTGAAGGCTTCTATCAAGGAGCAGGGTCAGCAGGTCCCCATTCTGGTTCGCCCACACCCGGAGGCACCGGGCCGCTATCAGGTTGCCTTTGGCCACCGGCGACACCGCGCCGTGAGTGAGTTGGGTCTTCCGGTCAAATCCATTGTCCGCGATTTGACCGACGAACAGCTTGTCGTAGCACAAGGCCAGGAAAACAATGAGCGACAGGATCTGACGTTCATCGAGAAGGCACGGTTCGCTGCCAGGCTGAAAAATCGCTTTCCACGCGATGTGATTATGTCTTCGTTGTCGATCGACAAGAGCACGCTCTCAAAAATGCTTATGCTTGTCGATGCGCTGCCGGTTGATCTGATTGATGCGATTGGCCCCGCACCAAGTGTGGGTCGGCCCAACTGGCAGCAATTGGCTGATCTTGTAGAGAAGGGTTCGTCGACGGCCGATGCGACGGAATTTGCAAAGTCGGATTCTGTGCAGGCACTCGCCTCAGAGGATCGGTTCAGGCGTGTTGTCGCTCATCTGCAGCCAAAGCGTATCACCCGTGGCGCCCCGGAGGTTCTGACGACACCAGGGGGCGAACGTCTCGCACAGATGAAGCAAAACAAGATCAAGATGGAAGTCACGATTGACAAGAAGGCGACGCCGGATTTTGCGGCCTTCGTCGTGGAACAACTCCCGGCTCTCTATGAGGCACACCGGGCAGCCAAACAGAAACGGGGAGAGTAA
- a CDS encoding RES family NAD+ phosphorylase — MTPLPIALGGSELIAWRLDQAAYAPTWDSGEGAYRVGGRWNSKGVRAVYCSIDPSTAILEVAVHKGFRALDTVPHILTAAVVADISAVHVVDPSTIPNPNWLRPGIPSAGQQAFGDELLRKHAFVAIPSAVSTHSWNLLFVASAATGAYSLKFQEAFALDTRLHPPSA; from the coding sequence ATGACGCCTCTGCCGATTGCGCTCGGCGGTTCCGAGCTGATCGCCTGGCGGCTCGACCAAGCCGCCTATGCCCCGACATGGGATAGCGGTGAAGGCGCCTATCGTGTCGGCGGCCGCTGGAATAGCAAGGGCGTGCGGGCGGTCTACTGCTCGATCGACCCGTCGACCGCGATCCTCGAAGTCGCGGTTCACAAGGGGTTTCGCGCGCTGGATACTGTTCCGCACATCCTGACCGCGGCCGTCGTCGCCGATATCTCCGCGGTACATGTCGTCGACCCGTCGACCATTCCCAATCCCAACTGGCTGCGCCCCGGAATTCCGAGCGCCGGCCAGCAGGCGTTCGGCGACGAACTGCTGCGAAAGCATGCCTTTGTCGCGATCCCGAGCGCGGTGTCGACGCATAGTTGGAACCTCCTCTTTGTGGCGAGTGCCGCGACAGGCGCCTATTCGCTGAAGTTTCAGGAGGCTTTCGCTCTCGACACAAGGCTGCACCCACCATCGGCATGA
- a CDS encoding DUF736 family protein: MATTIATLTQKTDGILEGIFATIRVNAPIAIIPNASKASEEAPDYRVIHRKTGFEIGAGWNRIARQTGEEYLSVKLEAPEIGVIFGNLAPAPGGEPNKKVILWNNPN; encoded by the coding sequence ATGGCCACCACGATCGCAACCCTGACGCAGAAGACCGACGGCATCCTCGAAGGCATCTTCGCCACCATCCGGGTCAATGCCCCGATCGCCATCATCCCGAATGCAAGCAAGGCGAGCGAAGAAGCCCCCGACTACCGCGTCATCCACCGCAAGACCGGCTTCGAGATCGGCGCAGGCTGGAACCGCATCGCCCGCCAGACCGGCGAGGAATACCTCTCGGTGAAGCTGGAAGCCCCCGAGATCGGCGTGATCTTCGGCAACCTCGCGCCGGCGCCCGGTGGCGAACCGAACAAGAAGGTGATCCTCTGGAACAACCCAAACTGA
- the repC gene encoding plasmid replication protein RepC gives MQTGTVTTPFGRRPMTLALVRRQTTEIKAGKTAEKWKVFRDASAAMSQLAIQSNSLAVLDALLTFYPENELRQDAQMIVFPSNTQLALRAHGMAGATLRRHLAVLVEAGLIVRRDSANGKRYARKDNTGAVEAAFGFDLSPLLARSEELALMAQKVMADRATFRKAKESLTICRRDVRKLLTAAMEEGADGDWEGIEEMYVRLVARIPRVPTLAEITAVLDEMQMLHEEVVNRLEIREFSEINIANAAHNEQHIQNSNTESPNELEPCSEKEQGAKPSATGLPNRDPIKAFPLGMVLRACPTIADYGKGGAIENWRDLMSAAVVVRSMLGVSPSAYQDACEAMGPENAAVAVACILERANFINSAGGYLRDLTRRVERQEFSLGPMIMALLKSNGEVGLKAG, from the coding sequence ATGCAAACGGGAACTGTAACGACGCCATTCGGGCGGCGGCCAATGACGCTCGCGCTCGTGCGGCGGCAGACGACTGAAATCAAAGCTGGGAAGACAGCAGAAAAGTGGAAAGTGTTCCGCGACGCATCGGCAGCAATGAGTCAGCTCGCCATCCAGTCGAATAGCCTTGCTGTGCTCGATGCCTTGCTGACCTTTTATCCAGAGAACGAGCTGCGCCAGGACGCGCAAATGATCGTATTTCCGTCCAACACCCAGCTCGCATTGCGAGCGCACGGTATGGCTGGCGCCACGTTACGTCGGCACCTCGCCGTGCTGGTGGAGGCCGGGCTGATCGTACGCAGGGATAGCGCCAACGGCAAGCGATACGCTCGTAAGGACAATACAGGGGCCGTCGAAGCCGCTTTCGGCTTCGATCTTTCTCCCCTTCTGGCGCGCTCGGAGGAGCTGGCGCTGATGGCGCAAAAGGTCATGGCTGATCGCGCCACTTTCAGGAAGGCAAAGGAGAGCTTGACGATTTGCCGCCGCGACGTCCGCAAGCTGCTTACCGCGGCGATGGAGGAGGGTGCGGACGGCGACTGGGAGGGTATAGAAGAGATGTACGTTCGATTGGTCGCCAGGATCCCGCGCGTGCCGACGCTCGCCGAAATCACCGCGGTACTCGACGAGATGCAAATGCTTCACGAGGAAGTCGTCAACCGATTGGAAATTCGGGAGTTTTCGGAAATTAATATCGCCAATGCTGCTCACAATGAGCAGCACATACAGAATTCAAACACCGAATCCCCAAATGAACTTGAACCATGCTCCGAAAAAGAGCAGGGCGCGAAGCCGAGTGCAACGGGCCTGCCGAACCGCGATCCGATAAAAGCATTCCCGCTTGGAATGGTGCTGAGGGCCTGCCCAACGATAGCCGATTACGGCAAGGGTGGGGCAATTGAGAACTGGCGGGATCTCATGTCCGCTGCAGTGGTGGTTCGATCGATGCTGGGTGTTAGCCCCTCGGCTTATCAGGATGCCTGTGAAGCCATGGGGCCAGAGAATGCCGCCGTGGCCGTGGCCTGCATCCTGGAGCGAGCGAACTTCATCAACTCGGCCGGGGGATACCTGCGAGATCTGACACGGCGGGTCGAGCGGCAAGAGTTTTCGCTCGGGCCGATGATTATGGCGCTGCTGAAATCAAACGGGGAGGTTGGCTTGAAGGCGGGATAG
- a CDS encoding DUF2384 domain-containing protein — MEKGFPDAAGGELQKVAALLGGTRVLSRSLTSALDAHELLLHGLPASAIDHLVGCLVFIGKTESLEKAVGMSLRTWQRRKDAPSKPLSQEQSGRAWKFAEILAKATDVLGTQAEAEQWLERPAIGLDQRRPIDLLGTPAGVELVEDYLQRLEYGVYA, encoded by the coding sequence ATGGAAAAAGGCTTCCCGGATGCAGCCGGCGGAGAATTGCAGAAGGTGGCAGCGCTTCTCGGCGGGACGCGTGTCCTGTCGCGCAGTCTGACGAGTGCGCTCGATGCGCATGAACTCCTGCTGCATGGCTTGCCAGCGTCTGCGATCGATCACCTCGTCGGATGCCTGGTCTTCATCGGCAAGACCGAATCCCTTGAAAAGGCCGTCGGTATGAGCCTCAGGACATGGCAGCGGCGCAAGGATGCGCCGTCCAAGCCACTGAGCCAAGAGCAAAGCGGCCGGGCATGGAAATTTGCCGAAATCCTGGCCAAGGCGACGGATGTCCTGGGAACGCAGGCGGAAGCCGAGCAATGGCTGGAGCGTCCGGCAATCGGGCTCGACCAGCGCCGCCCGATCGACCTCCTGGGAACGCCTGCCGGCGTTGAACTGGTCGAGGACTATCTCCAACGGCTCGAATACGGCGTCTATGCATGA
- a CDS encoding WGR domain-containing protein codes for MLSQPYQLYIERTDATKNMARFYALAIEPTLFGTPCLTRRWGRIGTSGRAMVHHFDREEDAVRLFLDLLRTKRSRGYRPNASVQRERMA; via the coding sequence ATGCTCAGTCAGCCCTACCAGCTTTACATCGAACGCACGGACGCGACGAAAAATATGGCGCGCTTCTACGCGCTCGCGATCGAACCGACGTTGTTCGGCACGCCGTGTCTGACGCGGCGATGGGGCCGCATAGGAACAAGCGGACGGGCCATGGTGCATCACTTCGACAGAGAAGAGGATGCTGTCCGCTTGTTCCTCGATCTGCTACGGACGAAACGATCTCGCGGTTACAGACCGAACGCAAGTGTGCAGCGTGAGCGCATGGCCTGA
- a CDS encoding toprim domain-containing protein, giving the protein MLSASQLADRLARDAEAVCRYYLSAGHRAGNYWVVGDDANSKGKSLYVHLCGPRKGRWADAATTQYGDLLDLVRESCGLVDFRDVADEARRFLNEPQSRPVSSRREESLDSLPVERPAGERATRLFRMTQPLSGTLADSYLRQRGILRASLHPSLRFHASCYYRDLVSGRTSSYPALIAAVTDQAGAITGVHRTWLDPDGGGKARVDDPRRALGGLLGNAVRFRFPVDGLVPVVAAGEGLESMLSLSHVMPDMPIVSALTANHLAAFRPPTGCLRLYVAADADAAGRHGIEGLSRRTQAFGILPLVLTPELGDFNEDLRRLGPERLIANLRAQLAQEDAQVFLPA; this is encoded by the coding sequence ATGCTCTCCGCCTCGCAATTGGCGGATCGTCTGGCGCGCGATGCCGAGGCGGTCTGCCGTTATTATCTCTCCGCCGGCCATCGGGCCGGCAATTACTGGGTCGTCGGCGACGACGCCAACAGCAAGGGGAAGTCGCTTTACGTTCATCTCTGCGGACCCCGCAAGGGCAGGTGGGCGGACGCGGCGACCACCCAGTATGGTGACCTGCTCGATCTCGTGCGCGAATCCTGTGGACTGGTCGATTTCCGCGACGTTGCCGATGAGGCGCGGCGTTTCCTGAACGAACCTCAGTCCAGACCGGTTTCGTCCCGCAGGGAGGAGTCCCTCGACAGCCTGCCGGTCGAAAGGCCGGCTGGGGAACGTGCAACACGCCTGTTCCGTATGACGCAGCCGCTCTCCGGCACGCTTGCTGACAGCTACCTGCGCCAGCGTGGCATCCTGCGCGCGTCGTTGCATCCCTCGCTCCGCTTCCACGCGTCCTGCTACTATCGTGATCTCGTCAGCGGCAGGACGAGCAGTTATCCAGCGCTGATCGCAGCCGTGACCGATCAAGCCGGCGCGATTACCGGCGTGCATCGCACCTGGCTGGATCCGGACGGTGGCGGCAAGGCGAGGGTCGATGATCCCCGCCGTGCGCTTGGCGGGCTGCTCGGCAACGCCGTGCGGTTCCGCTTTCCTGTCGATGGCCTCGTGCCTGTCGTGGCGGCGGGCGAGGGGCTCGAGAGCATGTTGTCGCTCTCGCATGTGATGCCCGATATGCCGATCGTCTCGGCGCTGACGGCCAATCACCTTGCCGCGTTCCGGCCGCCAACCGGGTGCCTGCGCCTCTACGTCGCCGCTGACGCGGATGCCGCTGGCCGGCATGGCATCGAGGGATTGAGCCGCCGAACGCAGGCGTTTGGCATCCTGCCGCTTGTGCTCACCCCTGAGCTCGGCGACTTCAACGAGGATCTGCGCCGGCTTGGACCGGAGCGGCTCATCGCAAATCTTCGGGCACAGCTCGCACAGGAGGACGCTCAAGTCTTTCTGCCCGCCTGA
- a CDS encoding DUF2493 domain-containing protein: protein MNLTLPIADAFEPHHASSPTDRFIYEMQVFGYRPFQDEPDPRLLPEEPVVQSALTAMFSAMFEMLGDTRLEPDLEDLLWSTVNLFHRAGERIQRELQRNEDAQRNGQREQDGSEVKSVELERHIVEGISLLERRNAFEYMRDYAADLFEAQTGTPWRPRTGSKVNHANMTAAMIDSRDFLSARRHAETEVLIPAGTKIAFGGGTDYNDHDRIWAKLDQALAKYPDMVLLHGGSPKGAERIAACWAETRKVTQIAFKPNWTKHAKAAPFRRNDDMLSVMPSGVVAFPGSGITGNLVDKARQLGIPVWQVQGDGA, encoded by the coding sequence ATGAACCTGACCCTTCCCATCGCCGACGCCTTCGAGCCGCACCACGCGTCTTCCCCGACGGACCGCTTCATCTACGAGATGCAAGTCTTTGGCTACCGCCCGTTTCAGGACGAGCCGGATCCGCGGCTGCTACCAGAAGAGCCGGTCGTCCAGTCGGCGCTGACCGCGATGTTCTCCGCAATGTTTGAGATGCTCGGCGACACGCGGCTGGAGCCCGATCTCGAAGATCTTCTCTGGTCGACGGTCAATCTCTTCCACCGCGCCGGCGAGCGTATCCAGCGCGAGCTTCAGCGCAACGAGGACGCACAGCGCAACGGCCAGCGTGAACAGGACGGCTCCGAGGTGAAGTCGGTCGAGCTCGAGCGACACATCGTCGAAGGCATCTCGCTTCTGGAGCGCCGCAACGCCTTCGAGTACATGCGCGACTACGCAGCCGATCTCTTCGAGGCGCAGACCGGAACGCCCTGGCGGCCGCGCACCGGCTCGAAGGTCAATCACGCCAACATGACCGCGGCGATGATCGACTCCCGGGATTTCCTCTCTGCCCGCCGGCATGCCGAGACCGAGGTGCTGATCCCGGCCGGTACCAAGATTGCCTTCGGCGGCGGCACCGACTACAACGATCACGACCGGATCTGGGCGAAACTCGATCAGGCTCTCGCCAAATATCCCGACATGGTGCTGCTGCACGGCGGATCGCCGAAAGGCGCCGAACGCATCGCCGCCTGCTGGGCGGAAACCCGCAAGGTGACGCAGATCGCCTTTAAGCCCAACTGGACGAAGCACGCCAAGGCAGCACCCTTCCGCCGCAACGACGATATGCTCTCGGTCATGCCATCAGGCGTCGTCGCCTTTCCCGGCTCCGGCATCACCGGCAATCTCGTCGACAAGGCCCGACAACTCGGCATCCCGGTCTGGCAGGTCCAGGGAGACGGCGCGTGA